Sequence from the Fodinibius salicampi genome:
TGAAATTGCCCCCGATTACGAACCGGCACAGGAAGACCTCAAAGCCTGCCAGGAAGCGTTAAAAAAGTCCTGACCACAGTCGTCTTTGGAACACTTTCATCGATTCCTTTCTATAAGCATAATATCATTTGTAATTAAACCAGGAGTCATATGAAAATTGTTACCAAACTATCCATACTTCTTATCACGTTATTTTGTATTAGTTCAATGGCTCATGCCCAAGACCGACCTGGTGAGGGTTCCGTTGGGCTGTCAGCCTCAATCCAGCACAGCCAGACAAACTTGCAGATTCCCATTTGGCTGACGGATAATGTTACCATCGCCCCTGTATTTGGGATAAGTCACCAGGAAGATGCTTTTACTTCTTTAAATGTGGGAGTTGCTCCTCGTTTTTACCAAGATCTGGGAAATGATTTCGGCAGCTATATCGGTGCGCGAGGTATTATTCAGCACACTTCGAATGACGTAAACGACAACGATGAAACCGATATCCTGCTGGGCGCTACGGGAGGAGGCGAATATTTTCTCGATCATCATTTCAGTTTAGGCGTAGAAGGACAACTAAACTTTTTTATAAACGACGGAGGTGGTAGCTCGCTATCTACCGGAGCTGCAGTAATTGGAACCTATTATTTTTAGTAACAATACTTAAACGATACTTAAGCCGCTTCCTCATAGAGGGAGCGGCCTTTTTATTTATCGGAATTTTACCTAAGATAAGCTTTAATAGTTACTTAATTGATGTAATCAACGGCATGGAAAGAGTTATTGGATTCGGGGGTATTTTCTTTAAGGCAGATAATCCTAAGGCGTTGAGCCAGTGGTATAAAAAACACCTGGGAGTTCCTATTGATGAAACATATGGGGGCTATACCTTCGACTGGAAAAATGATAGCCTGCGCCCCAAAAAAGGATATACGATCTGGAGTCCATTCAAAAGTGATACCGACTACCTTAATCCGAGTGATAAGGAGTTTATGTTCAACTTTATAGTAGCGGATTTACCTAAACTTTTACAGGTGTTAAAAGAGGAAGGTATCAATCAGGTCGGGGAGATGGAAGATACCGAATTTGGCAGGTTTGCGTGGATCATGGATCCTGAAGGCAATAAAATTGAGTTGTGGGAACCTGCTGATCAGTAATTCTAAACGCAAAAATTTAATTATTAAAATAATATAACCTTATCTATGCAATTCTTTAGCCGAAAACTTATT
This genomic interval carries:
- a CDS encoding VOC family protein is translated as MERVIGFGGIFFKADNPKALSQWYKKHLGVPIDETYGGYTFDWKNDSLRPKKGYTIWSPFKSDTDYLNPSDKEFMFNFIVADLPKLLQVLKEEGINQVGEMEDTEFGRFAWIMDPEGNKIELWEPADQ